In Ignavibacteria bacterium, the following are encoded in one genomic region:
- a CDS encoding MmgE/PrpD family protein: protein MEKSFSRQIAEFAVNLKFEDLPGEVVNEVKRYLYDSMGCAYGGYHTKDVNILRDIYKEMGGSEQATLIGFGDRVPAVNAALINSLMIRALDFNDIYWKEDPSHPSDLIPAALSAAELCNASMKDVITAIVLAYEFEERFCEFAVPGVRERKWHHATLTQFVSPIAAGKVLGLTVDQMVNAIGINGCHNHTIGCPTAGKLTMMKNTVDPMAVQAGVFAALMAQKGYTGTEAVFEGKEGLMDVFGPKWDTDKLLCNLGQNFKIMECGMKAFPTEALTHTHITCTLKAVTKNNISYKDIDSVTVTTIARACDILFDPHKYRPESRETADHSLPYCIAATLVDHKITTNSFSEEKLKDPAIWEVIDKIKGEASLEFEKMFPAKQPSRVKIRTKDGREFTEYLEYPKGDPREPMTMEDLENKFNALSSKLLSAERQKEIKDMIFTCEGMAAKDFMARLKV from the coding sequence ATGGAAAAGTCATTTTCTCGTCAGATTGCTGAATTTGCCGTCAATCTTAAATTTGAAGACCTTCCCGGGGAAGTTGTCAACGAAGTTAAAAGATATCTCTATGACTCCATGGGCTGCGCCTACGGGGGTTACCACACAAAAGACGTTAACATACTAAGGGATATTTATAAGGAAATGGGAGGAAGTGAGCAGGCAACTCTAATAGGTTTCGGCGACAGGGTGCCTGCAGTCAATGCAGCTCTTATAAATTCGCTTATGATACGTGCTCTGGATTTTAACGATATATACTGGAAGGAAGACCCTTCACACCCTTCAGACCTTATACCTGCGGCTCTTTCAGCTGCGGAACTGTGCAATGCATCAATGAAGGATGTAATTACGGCAATTGTCCTGGCCTATGAATTTGAAGAGCGCTTCTGCGAGTTTGCTGTTCCCGGAGTGCGTGAACGCAAGTGGCACCATGCAACTTTAACTCAGTTTGTCTCCCCCATTGCCGCGGGCAAGGTTCTGGGCCTTACGGTTGACCAGATGGTTAATGCCATAGGCATAAACGGATGCCACAACCACACTATAGGGTGCCCAACAGCCGGAAAGCTTACGATGATGAAAAACACAGTGGATCCGATGGCGGTGCAGGCTGGTGTATTTGCAGCCCTTATGGCACAAAAAGGCTACACCGGAACAGAAGCCGTTTTTGAAGGCAAAGAAGGATTGATGGATGTATTCGGGCCCAAATGGGATACAGACAAGCTCCTCTGCAACTTAGGCCAGAATTTCAAGATAATGGAATGCGGCATGAAGGCGTTCCCCACTGAAGCCCTTACGCATACGCACATAACTTGCACGCTTAAGGCTGTGACAAAAAACAATATCAGCTACAAGGATATAGATTCAGTTACAGTTACAACCATTGCAAGGGCATGCGACATTTTGTTCGATCCGCATAAATACCGTCCTGAATCGAGGGAAACCGCGGACCACTCGCTTCCCTACTGCATTGCTGCGACATTGGTTGACCACAAAATTACAACAAATTCATTCTCGGAAGAGAAGCTGAAAGATCCTGCAATATGGGAAGTAATTGACAAGATCAAGGGTGAAGCCTCCCTTGAATTTGAGAAGATGTTCCCGGCCAAGCAGCCCTCCCGTGTTAAAATCAGGACAAAGGACGGGCGTGAGTTTACAGAATACCTGGAATACCCCAAAGGCGACCCGAGAGAGCCGATGACGATGGAAGACCTTGAAAATAAATTCAACGCACTTTCATCAAAACTCCTTTCAGCCGAAAGGCAGAAGGAAATAAAAGATATGATATTCACCTGCGAAGGCATGGCGGCCAAAGACTTTATGGCTCGCCTAAAAGTATAA
- the lysF gene encoding homoaconitase — protein MSQTLIEKIAQRFAVGLPEGHEVHAGDYISIRPAYVMTHDNTGAVIPKFKSIGAVKLHNPHQVVNTLDHNVQDKSEKNLEKYKKIETFSKGMGADFYPAGRGIGHQIMCEEGYAFPGTMVVASDSHSNMYGGLGCLGTPIVRTDAAAIWATGRTWWQVPPVARVELKGKLQPGVTGKDVIIALCGFFNHDEVLNHAIEFTGEGVKYLSVDERLSIANMTTEWGALAGVFPIDEVTINWIKGREKYLSERGPSGVNSDSNGMNPRINGNRIASLEEECMKADGGAFYAKEIEIDITSVEPYVSGPNTVKIMTPVSEIKNKEVKINKAYLVSCVNSRVDDLAEAAKIVRGKKVAEGVKFYIAAASSEVQAESQRRGDWQTLLEAGAIALPPGCGPCIGLGTGLLEDGEVGISATNRNFKGRMGSPNAQAYLASPAVVASSAISGRITYDWAGNSSKLTGSIKEAENAASSDSEVSIIEGFPEKITGELIFCYQDNMNTDGIYPGKYTYNDDMTPEEQAQVVMENYDPEFGKIVNKGDILAGGFNFGTGSSREQAATALKYRGIQLVVAGSFNETYKRNALNNGFLLIEAPELIKDLKSQFGQDRLTVKTAIVAEIDFRRSVLTAEGKQYRISPVGAAAQELIVFGGLENWVKNNL, from the coding sequence ATGTCTCAGACACTAATAGAAAAAATTGCACAGAGATTTGCCGTAGGACTTCCGGAGGGCCACGAGGTTCACGCCGGAGATTACATTTCGATAAGACCAGCATATGTTATGACGCACGACAATACGGGCGCCGTAATTCCAAAATTCAAAAGCATAGGGGCAGTAAAGCTCCATAATCCGCACCAGGTTGTAAACACGCTTGACCACAACGTACAGGACAAAAGTGAAAAGAACCTGGAAAAGTATAAGAAGATAGAAACCTTCTCAAAAGGAATGGGAGCGGACTTTTATCCCGCGGGCCGCGGCATAGGCCACCAGATAATGTGCGAGGAGGGATATGCATTCCCGGGCACTATGGTCGTTGCCTCAGACAGCCATTCAAATATGTACGGGGGACTTGGATGCCTGGGCACTCCGATAGTAAGAACAGACGCCGCGGCAATCTGGGCTACAGGCAGAACGTGGTGGCAGGTGCCGCCTGTTGCCAGGGTGGAACTGAAAGGAAAACTTCAGCCGGGCGTAACGGGTAAAGACGTTATAATTGCCCTGTGCGGATTTTTTAATCACGATGAAGTCCTTAATCACGCAATTGAATTTACGGGTGAAGGGGTAAAATACCTTTCAGTGGATGAAAGGCTTTCAATAGCAAATATGACAACCGAGTGGGGAGCACTGGCCGGCGTATTCCCGATTGATGAAGTTACAATAAACTGGATAAAAGGCCGTGAAAAATATTTGTCGGAAAGAGGGCCTTCCGGGGTCAACTCGGATTCAAACGGTATGAACCCAAGGATAAACGGAAACAGGATTGCTTCTCTTGAAGAAGAATGCATGAAGGCCGATGGGGGCGCATTCTACGCAAAGGAAATTGAGATTGATATTACTTCAGTTGAGCCTTACGTTTCAGGACCCAATACGGTAAAGATAATGACGCCGGTTTCCGAAATAAAGAATAAGGAAGTAAAGATCAACAAGGCGTATCTTGTCTCCTGCGTCAACAGCCGCGTAGATGACCTTGCGGAGGCGGCAAAAATAGTAAGGGGAAAGAAGGTAGCTGAAGGCGTAAAGTTCTACATTGCGGCAGCCTCAAGCGAGGTTCAGGCCGAAAGCCAAAGGCGCGGCGACTGGCAGACTCTTCTTGAAGCCGGCGCAATTGCGCTTCCCCCGGGATGCGGGCCCTGCATTGGTCTTGGAACAGGGCTTCTGGAAGACGGCGAAGTGGGCATTTCCGCCACAAACAGGAACTTCAAGGGAAGGATGGGGTCTCCAAACGCTCAGGCATACCTGGCATCCCCTGCCGTTGTTGCCTCAAGCGCCATTTCAGGCAGGATCACCTACGACTGGGCAGGAAACAGTTCAAAGCTCACGGGATCAATTAAGGAAGCAGAGAATGCGGCTTCTTCGGATAGTGAAGTCAGTATAATTGAAGGCTTCCCCGAAAAAATTACCGGAGAACTCATCTTCTGCTATCAGGATAATATGAATACAGACGGAATCTATCCCGGCAAGTACACATATAATGACGACATGACGCCTGAAGAGCAGGCACAGGTTGTAATGGAAAATTACGACCCGGAATTCGGGAAAATTGTAAATAAAGGGGACATACTTGCAGGCGGCTTCAACTTCGGAACCGGAAGCTCAAGGGAGCAGGCGGCTACAGCTTTGAAGTACAGGGGTATACAGCTTGTTGTTGCCGGATCATTTAACGAGACCTATAAGAGGAATGCGCTTAATAACGGGTTCCTGCTTATAGAAGCCCCAGAACTGATAAAGGATCTTAAAAGCCAGTTCGGGCAGGACAGGCTTACTGTTAAAACCGCAATTGTGGCTGAGATTGATTTCAGGCGCTCGGTTTTGACTGCTGAAGGAAAACAGTACAGGATCAGCCCCGTTGGAGCGGCCGCGCAGGAGCTCATAGTCTTTGGCGGGCTTGAAAACTGGGTTAAGAATAATTTGTAA
- a CDS encoding HDIG domain-containing protein, which produces MRDKVLKIWPEIQWIENEDLRNKVTDCWVYAIEHSVLSAEDLEKIPFSLLLKDCRITFMTHKRTCVKLAVDMAKTMKENFGSEIKIDMDTLVAGAILIDVGKLLEYEIKDGRLTTSAAGKMLRHPFSGIGIADRFGIPPEVQHIIATHSKEGDLGMRTVESIIVHHADFVSFDPFKA; this is translated from the coding sequence ATGCGCGACAAAGTACTTAAGATATGGCCCGAGATCCAATGGATAGAAAATGAGGATCTCAGGAACAAGGTAACCGACTGCTGGGTTTACGCCATTGAACACAGCGTCCTTTCGGCCGAGGACCTTGAAAAGATCCCATTTTCACTTCTCTTAAAGGACTGCAGGATCACATTCATGACGCATAAGCGCACGTGCGTGAAACTGGCAGTTGATATGGCAAAAACAATGAAGGAAAACTTCGGAAGCGAAATTAAGATAGACATGGACACACTGGTTGCAGGAGCTATTTTAATTGACGTGGGTAAGCTTCTTGAATATGAAATAAAAGACGGCAGGCTTACGACGAGCGCTGCCGGGAAAATGCTCAGGCATCCTTTCAGCGGCATCGGCATTGCGGACCGTTTCGGCATACCGCCTGAAGTTCAGCACATAATTGCCACGCACTCAAAGGAAGGTGACCTGGGGATGAGGACTGTTGAATCTATAATAGTCCATCATGCAGACTTTGTAAGTTTCGATCCGTTCAAGGCTTAA
- a CDS encoding isocitrate/isopropylmalate dehydrogenase family protein, with protein MRTIVAMPGDGIGKTVLPEAVRVLNAIGFEANYVHGDIGWDFWKKEGNALPQRTIDLLSEHKIGLFGAITSKPKDAAAKELDPSLQGKGYVYFSPIVGLRQHFNLDICIRPCLSFKGNPLNFIRRSQTGFEEPMVNAVIFRQNTEGLYAGVEWTNPPKQVRDALETHPKMKFFKDTPSEDLAVSTRIVTRRASRRILTAAFEYAKKYGYKNLTLCEKPNVLRETSGMMFKEAREIAKNYPGIELWDTNIDAQMMWLTKNPESYGVIVAENMFGDIISDGFAGLVGGLGFACSANIGEEVAVFEPTHGSAPKYQELNPSIVNPIAMVLSACMMLDHIGESEKAEKIRRAIAQVIEEGCVKTYDMMKLKGGPDVFKQGACTTQEMTDAIIAKL; from the coding sequence ATGCGCACAATCGTAGCAATGCCGGGTGACGGTATAGGTAAAACAGTTCTTCCTGAAGCAGTCAGAGTTCTGAATGCAATTGGTTTTGAAGCAAACTATGTCCATGGTGATATTGGATGGGATTTCTGGAAAAAAGAAGGAAATGCATTACCTCAAAGAACGATAGATCTTCTTTCTGAGCATAAAATTGGTCTTTTTGGCGCCATTACAAGCAAGCCCAAAGATGCCGCTGCTAAGGAACTGGATCCATCGCTCCAGGGGAAAGGTTACGTTTATTTCAGCCCGATCGTAGGCTTAAGACAACATTTCAACCTTGATATCTGCATACGTCCCTGCCTTTCCTTTAAGGGTAACCCTTTGAATTTCATAAGAAGAAGCCAAACGGGCTTTGAAGAGCCGATGGTAAATGCCGTTATATTCAGGCAGAACACCGAAGGGCTTTATGCGGGAGTTGAATGGACGAATCCGCCGAAGCAGGTGCGTGATGCGCTTGAAACGCACCCCAAAATGAAGTTCTTCAAGGATACGCCGAGCGAGGATCTGGCGGTCTCAACACGCATTGTAACAAGAAGGGCATCAAGAAGGATACTTACGGCAGCCTTCGAGTACGCAAAGAAGTATGGCTACAAGAATCTAACGCTCTGCGAAAAGCCTAACGTTTTAAGAGAAACCTCGGGCATGATGTTCAAGGAAGCAAGGGAAATTGCAAAGAACTATCCCGGAATTGAGCTCTGGGATACAAACATAGATGCACAGATGATGTGGCTTACAAAGAACCCTGAGTCATACGGCGTAATTGTAGCCGAAAACATGTTCGGTGACATAATTAGTGACGGCTTTGCAGGCCTGGTAGGCGGCCTTGGTTTTGCGTGCAGCGCAAACATCGGTGAAGAAGTTGCGGTTTTCGAGCCCACGCACGGCTCGGCTCCAAAGTACCAGGAATTAAACCCCTCGATTGTAAACCCGATCGCAATGGTTTTAAGCGCATGCATGATGCTTGACCACATAGGCGAAAGCGAAAAGGCCGAAAAGATCCGCCGCGCGATAGCACAGGTAATTGAAGAAGGATGCGTCAAGACATACGACATGATGAAGCTTAAAGGCGGGCCCGACGTATTTAAGCAGGGCGCCTGTACGACGCAGGAAATGACAGATGCCATAATTGCAAAACTGTGA